CCGGTGTCGAAGGAACCCCGGAGGAATATTTGATCCGGCAGCTGGAAAAAGCGGGCTTGGAGGAATATATCCTGTACCCTCCTCCTGGCGGTGTCAACGGGATTTTGCTGAACAATCCTTTTATCCGATGAGAAGCGGCACAAAAAAACAACAGGATCTACAAAAACACGATCCTGTTATCACGAAAGCTTATTCCCTGCTCAGTAGGGACATATCGTTGGCAATATCTTCAATTTTCAATGCCGTGTCATTGGCGTTATACCACCTTCGAACCTTGCCTTGTTTGTCGACCAGAGTAAAGATGTTCTGGTGCATAAAGGCTCCTCCCTCATCCGCAATGACGGAAACGCCGTATTTTCTGGCAACCTCTCTGGTGTAACCTTCTTCGCCTCTCAGGAAGTACCAGCCCTTGGGAACCGCTTGAAAGTGGGTGGACAGTTCCTTCAGCTTGTCCGTTGTATCTCTTTTCGGATCGAAGGTAATCGACATGATGACGGCATCACGCCCCAGCAGCCCTTTTTTGCGCAACTCCTCCTGAAGCACGCTCAGCTTATAGTTCGTCGGAAGGCAGACATCGGGACAATTCGCATAAAAAAAATAAACCAGGCGCACTTTGCCCTGCGCGCTATCGAGCGAAACCGTCCCTCCGCCGGTATCCTGAAGCTGAAACCCGGCAGCTTCGCCGATCACGGGTATTGCAGGCCGGGAATTATAAAAGTATACGGCAGCCGCGGCAGCGGCAAGCAAAAGCGCGGCGGCAGCCCAAATCCATCCGCGCCGTTTCATGGTCGGGTTCATGATCAAACCTCATTTCGCTGTATCGATAATCATGATCAGAAAGGTGATCATCAAATAATTAATGGAAAAGATGAAATTGTTCCTGGCCCAGATGTCGTCGTTCTTGCTTTTCAGGCCCGCCAGCGCCATTATCAGCCAAATTCCGCCAAGAACAACGGAGACGGAAAGGTGGACGATCCCTACATAGCCGTAATAGTACAACAGCGTGGAAACCGGAATGAGCAGAACGATATAGGGGATCATCTGCAGCTTGGTCCGTTGGGTCCCTTTCACGACGGGAAGAATCATGAAGCCGGCGGCTCTGTATTCTTCTTTGCGGCGAATGCCCAATGCCCAAAAATGCGGGGGCTGCCATAAAAACAAGATGGCGAACAAAATCCACGCCCCGGCATCCATCGCTCCGCTCACCGCCACGTATCCCATCACCGGAGGCATGGAGCCCGAGAACGATCCCATCACCGTACTCAACGTCGAGGTCCGTTTAAGCCAAGCCGTATAGATGATGACATAAAAAAACATGCCGATCAATCCGAGCACAGCCGTCAGCGTATTGACCAACAATACGAGCTCGGTCAATCCGGCAAGCCCGAGAATCGTTCCGAACCATAATACTTGGGTGGGCTGAACCCGCCCTGAGGGCAGAGCCCGGCTTCGCGTGCGGGCCATTTTCCGGTCAAATTCCCTGTCCAGAAAATTATTGAACACGCAGGAAGAGGCAATGATCAGAGACGTTCCGATCAGCATGAATATCATCAACGCCCAATTTATACTCCAATGGGAAGCCAGCCAAAAACCGCCGAACGCTGCAATCACATTCGAGCGGAGGATTCCGGGCTTCATCAGCTGCACATAATCCTTCCAAGTCGCCCCGCTCTCGACGGGAACCGAAGCATCCTGCATCGGTTCGGAGGGAGCATGTATACTTAAATGTTTTTCCACTGCCGCGATAATCCTCCTTGAAAAAAAGAGATCTCCTGCGATCTCTGTAATTTTGCCCGCTTTAAGCGGAGTCGATGCGATGCCCTATGCCAATCCATGCGCCATCGCGAATGAGAATGGCACTCATACCTAACTATCATAACAACCTGAATCCTGTTTGACAATCTGCGCAGAATGTTTTCATAAAATTGTCGTTTTATCCAGCTTTGTCATGTAATTTTTTATTGACAATACCAAGTAACATCCGAACCGGTGGGCGAATATACTGTGTACTGTGAATTCAGCCTTGGTCGAAGGGAAGTGATGAGCAACCATGGCCGTGATCAAAGCGTCTACGGAGCATATCAAACTGCTTGCCAGGCTCATGCGGGCGGAAGCCGAAGGGGAAGGGGATCTTGGCATGCTGATGGTTGGGAATGTCGGGGTTAACCGGGTTAAATCCAACTGTCTGGATTTCAAAAAAATCCGCAATCTTCAGCAAATGGTCTTCCAAAGACCGGGGGGATTCGAAGCGACCGTCAAAGGGTATTTTTATCAACGCGCCAGAGATAAAGAAATTCGCCTCGCCCGAAGATGCGTCAACGGCGAACGGCAGCACCCCGCATCGTATGCCCTGTGGTTTTTCCGCCCCTCAGGAGCCTGCCCGAGCCAGTGGTATAGGCAGAGAAACACGGGCCGCTACAAAGCCCACTGTTTTTTCGCCCCCACCGGCAAAGATTGTCCGAGAGTTTACGGAACATACTGAAAACAAAGGAGGAATAAAAGAGTATGGTCAATTTCAGACCGGCATTCGATCCTTACGGATCCGGATATCCTTACCCGCCGCAAGTGGGCGCCGGATATGGCGCTTATCCGCCTCCCGTTCCCGCAGGCGCCATGATTCCCGGAGTGATGCCGACGGCGCCGATGATGCCGACGCCGCCGGGTTTGCTGCCGATTGAGGAATCCTATATCGAAAATATTCTGCGTCTGAATCTGGGTAAAATCGCCACCATTTACATGACATTCGAAAACAACACGCAATGGAACGCCAAAATATTCAAAGGGAGGCTGGAAGCCGCCGGCCGAGATCACATCATCATCAGCGATCCGCAGACGGGCGTCAGAACCCTGCTGTTGATGGTGAATCTTGACTACATCACATTTGAAGGAGAATTAAAATACACATATCCCTATATGCCAGGCCGATAATTCAACAAAGAAAAAGATAGCTTCGCGCGTTGCCGATGCCGATAACGGGGACGCCGCGGGCTATTCTTTTTGTATGGGCGAAAACAGCCATATGTTCAATTTCTGCAGTCCGCCTGCCATGAATCTGTCCAGCTCTCCCCACGATGAATACGGATCGCGCCGTACCGTCTGCAGCTCCCGGAATTGTTCCTCGGTGAGCCCGTCCCACACCTCAACAAACAACCCCGGCTGGTCCGCTCCCTCGTAAGCTTCCATATTCGAATGTTGTTCGAGCCGCGCACGGATAAAACTGAAATAGTCATTTCGATATTCAGGTTGAATCCGGTACTCCACAAATGCTTTGTTCATGAAATGGCCCCCTGTCGATTTTATTCGTGTAAAAAACATGGTAAAATAAATTTATCTTAATCATAATGTTCCACTGCCTTGAAAATTCACTTCCGCAAAAATTCATTCAATGTGAATTTTTTCAAGGACGGTTCAGCATGTTTTTTTATCATTTGTTGCATGCCGCAAAAATCATGGTAAGGAACGCTTATCAATATTTATCAATCATGGAGGTAGCTTAATGGATACCGGAACTCATCTTGTCATTGGATTGGGATTGGCCGGGCTGGCCTATATCGATCCGGTTGTGGCAGGCAGCGCAACAGCGGCAACGGCAGTGCTCATCGGTACGGTTCTGGGGTCGCAGGCTCCCGATGCGGACGGACTCCTGCGTTTTAAAGGCAACGCCGCATATATCAAGAACCACCGCGGGATTTCTCATTCGCTGCCGTTCATGGCCTTATGGAGCCTGCTGATTACCTTACTCCTGTCGCTCTCTTTTCCGGGGGTTCCCGTGCTTCATTTGGGGGTATGGGTGACAATCGCCGTCGTTTTTCATGTCTTTACCGATTTATTTAACACATACGGCACCCAGGCCTTTCGCCCGTTCTCGGATAAGTGGGTGTCCTGGAACATTATTCACATTTTCGACCCGGTTATTTTCAGCTCGCACGTGCTAGCCCTGCTCATATGGGCTGCGCATTTGGCGCCTCCGGCCTATTTATTTTCCGGTTTGTACCTGTTTTTGGCGTTTTATTATATTTGGAGAACGGCCGTCCACTTCCGTTTGGAAAAGAGCCTTCGTCACCAAGATGCCGATTACGCCCGCGATGACCGTTACAGCCTCATTCCCACTTTCAATATAAACGCCTGGAATGTGGTCAAACTTAGGCAGGACGGGAGCTACATGCTGGGCGAACTGAAAAACGGCAAGCTGCAGTGGATCGACCAGGTCAGCCGCTGCAATCATCCGGCGGCGGAAGCCTCCAAACAACATCCTGACATCGCCGCCTTTCTTTATTTCAGTTCTCACGCCTGTGCGGAAGTCAGGGAACATGCTTGGGGCTACGAGATTCGCTGGCTTGATGTCCGTTACAGACACCGCAAACACTATCCGTTCGTCGGCGTGCTGCTGGCGGATCAACAGATGCGCACTCTGGATTGCTACGTTGGCTGGTTGAGCGATGAGCGGCTGGGAAAAAAACTTCGCTTGGATCTTTTGAGCTGACCGTGAGAGGTGAATGAATTGGACAAACGAATGGCGCTGCTCTTTGCAATCATCGGAACTGTTCTTCTCGGATTGGTCGGCGTCGCATTAAGCTTCCGGAGTCTTGCTTGGACGGGCGCTACGGTCCTGGCGGCGATCGGATTTATAGGATCCGGATTCGTCGTCAAGGCGAGAATGCGGAAAGCCCGAATTCTCCATGAGCGGACTGCAGGTACCGCTTCCCCGGCTTATGGCAAGGACACCGAACCTCAGAATCGGAAACCTGCGGAATAAGGCATCGCGATTCATCGCGAGCCCCAAGACCGCAGGTTCTTTTTCATCCGCGCAGCAAAAAGCCCATCCGTTCTTTTACATTCCGCAGTGTTTCATCTGCCGCCTCCGAAGCCCGTTGTGCCCCTTTGTCCAGAATATCGATGATTTTCCCCGATGAGCGAATTTCACGATATCTCTGCTGAATCGGTTCGAGCGTCGCAATCACATGCTCCGCCAGATCCTTCTTGAATTGGCCGTAACCCTGTCCTTCATACTTGGCTTCGATATTGGCTATGGAAAGCTTCGCACACTGTGAATAGATGCTGAGCAGATTACTGACTTCCGGTTTCGCCTTCACGTCGTATTTGATCTCCCGCCCGGAATCTGTAGTTGCGCGGCTTATTTTTTTGCGGATGACATCCGGCGGATCAAGCAGGGCAATATAACTTCCGGGGTTCGGATTGCTTTTGCTCATTTTATTGGAGGCGTCGTCCAGTGACATGATTCTTGCCCCGACCTCCGGAATATACGGTTCGGGTATGGTGAAATATTCCCCAAAACGCTGGTTGAAGCGCTGCGCAAGATCCCTCGTCAGCTCCAAATGCTGCTTTTGGTCATCCCCGACGGGAACCAGATCCGCATTGTAAAGCAGAATATCCGCCGCCATCAGCGAAGGATAGACGAATAACCCGGCTCCCACGGATTCCTTTCCGGAGGATTTGTCCTTGAACTGGGTCATCCGTTCCAATTCCCCCATATGGGTCAGCGTCGTCATGATCCATCCCAGCTCGGCATGCGCCGGCACATGCGACTGCAGGAAAACATTCGCTTTCTCCGGATCTATGCCGGCTGCAACGAACAAGGCCGCCACCGATTCCGTCTGTTCCCGCAAAGCCTTCGGTTCTTGCGGAACCGTGATCGCATGCAAATCCACGACCATAAAGTAGCATTGATGAGTGTGCTGAAGCTTGACAAAGTTCTGGATTGCTCCGATGTAATTCCCCAACGTCAAAGAGCCGCTGGGCTGTATGCCCGACAATACTCGTTTCAAGGTCCCATTCCTCCTATGAGTGATTTCGCCAAATAACAAATAGGCCTCCCGTCCAAAGGGACGGAAGACCGTGGTGCCACCCTAATTCATTCCCGCAGCTTGCATAGCGGAAACCTTTAATTCCGTTAACGGGGAACGTCCGTCCGGTCTACTGAATATAACGCCGCTGAAATTATCCAATCAAATGATTCAGGACGAATCGTTCGACCTTCCGCTCAAGGATCCATTCGCATGCCCGGCACACCGGTTCGCAGCAACCACCGGCTCTCTGCAGTGACGTCGGCACCTACTAATTCCTGTCATCGCATTTGGATTTCGTATTTTCATATCATCCGCTGATGCCATGAAAATGGCATGAGACGTTTATTATTATAATACATGGAATGTCGGCAATGTCAAATCCTATCCTAAAAAAATCCGTTTTCGCCCTGAAATCGGAATTCCTATAATTCAATGAACTATGGCAGCAATCATGATACAATGGGAGCAGTTAAGGCTTCGCGATGAAATAACTTCCGCGAATTACATCGCGAGCCCTAAAACACAGTTCATTTCTCTTGAAGGAGGGTCCTTCAATATCATGAATTCAATCATGGTGACCGGTACCGTATTTGTTGATTGCAAAGGTTTTTCCGCGCTTCCCTATGATCCGCACGGAAGGAATCTCGGACGCATCGAATTTGTGCACGGCGGCGTCGGCCGAAATGTTGCGGAAAATTTATCCAACTTGGGCCTTCCGGTCAAATTCGTCTCCACCGTCGATACTTCGGCCATCGGCCGTGAGGTTGTCTCTAGATTGCGGCATTCCCGTGTGGACACCACCGCATTGTTCGAGTCGGAACCCAACGGCATGGGAATGTGGCTCGCCATCCTGAACGAAGAGGGAAATCTCGCCGGTTCCATTTCACAGATGCCTGAATTGGGCTTCCTGGAAAATAAGCTTCGTGACCATGGAGCAGAATGGGTTCGTGAATCTGAACAACTGGTGCTGGAATTGGATTTGAGCGACGCCATTTCCGAAACGATCATCGAATTGTCCAAACGCTATGCCAAGCCGGTGTACGGCATACCGGGCAATCTTGACGTGATCTTGAGAAATCGCCATTTGCTTGCCGAGCTTCAGTGTTTCATCTGTAATGAAGTAGAGGCCGAAAAAATCATGGAAGTCAGCCTGAATCATCAAACTCCGCAGCAGATCGCTGAACAATTGAAGCTGTACGCTCATTCGATCGGCATCCCGTCAATGGTGATTACATTGGGGGAAAACGGATCGGTTTATTACGATTCCAATACGGGATGTACGGGATATCAGCCGGTCGTGCCTGTCCGCTTGGTGGATTCCAGCGGAGCGGGGGACGCCTTCTTCTCGGGAACCGTAGCCGGGCTGATCCGCAAGCTTTCATTGGAGGATGCAGTGAAGCTGGGAACCAGAGTTGCCGCTTGGACCATCGAATCGTCCGAAAATACTTGCCGAGATCTTTCCTCTAAATTCAATAATAAGTAAAAAACTCGCTGTTCAGATTACCGTTGTGGGCAAAATTACCATTCCTGCAGGCTGAGTATAATTCCGGTTTTGGTTCATACTACCTAATGGAGGTGATAAAAATGGCAAAAGGACAAAGCCGTTCCAGCAACCAACTCGTAGTGCCTCAAGCGGATGCCGCTCTGGACCAACTGAAATATGAAGTCGCTCAGGAATTGGGCATCCAAATCCCTCAAGACGGTTACATGGGGTTTATGGCAACCCGTGATGCAGGTGCAATCGGAGGCCATATCACCCGTCGTCTTGTTCAAATCGCAGAACAGCAACTGGCAGGTCAAAGATAACGTTGGTTTGTACGTAATGGCTGACCCTTCGTTACTTATTTCCACAAAGAAAAGCTGCCCCGTCCTTACGGATTGGGCAGCTTTTCTGGGAGGAACTCTAAAAGCAGATCATTACTTTTGCGTTTCTTTCGGAGCTTGCTTCAATTCTTCCGGCACTTCGTAGCGGTGGCACCACAGCGCGCAATTCAGTTCAGAAAGACGGCGCGCAAACGCACTCAAGCCTCTGTCAGCAAGTTGAGCAATTTTGTTTTCCATGCAAATCCCTCCTCTTTTAAATTTTTATAAAATTCGCAAGCTTCTGCGAGATTTGCGGAAGGGTCACGGATTGGAGTAAAAATACGGCAGACAAAACCGGCGATTGGATGAGAAAGTTGGCCGATACGATGAGGGCGGCAATGATTTTCGCTTTGCGATAGGCCGATTCATCCGCCCGGCTGTACCCCCTGATGTTAGCCGGGGCATAAATAAGCACTAGCACCAAGGAGACGAGGTTCAAAGATAATCCGACAAACCAGAAAGGGAAGGAGACATGGGCTGCCGCAATGACAAAAAACGCGGAAAGCACATTGCATGCCCGCGGTGAATAAAGATGCATTCCTCCGCTGTAATTCCGCAAAATCGGAAAAGCCGTCACGGCAACCAAACCATTCCAAAAATGGCCTGTGGCCAAACAGATGGCAAGCACCACAGCAAATACGATTATCGTGTCCATAATATTCAGGACGGCATACTTCAAAACAGCCTTGGATGAAGGATTCTCTGCATTTTTATGCACGTAACGAGCGATTTGATCGGCCACCTTGTCCATAACCTGCATCTTTTCACCTTCTAAAACGGTCGTTGATATGCCTTTTGTTCTGATTGTATGAATAATTCAAAATGACGAACAAAATAAGCACCATGACAATCAGCATCACAAAATGCATGGACTGCAAGTCCATATTATAGATTGTAAATTGAGCGTATGCGACCCCGATGATCAGCACCGTCGCCCAAAGAAAATTGTGAGGCTTCAGGCCGTTCGACGTGTGGAATTTCCGCGCAATAAATATAAACCCAATTTTATATCTTTTTAAGAACAAATATGTGAGCGTATTTATGAGGATAAAACTGATATTCATCAATGCAAATAACAGAAGCCTGGGAGAGTTTAATTCCTCCGCTGTCGTCAAATGCAGGCCTATAAAAATCATCGACACGACCATATCGACCACAAAAGCATAGATGAGACCCGTGATGCACATCAACGCTGAATATAAAAAAGGAATTCTGAGCAAAATCATCGACAATACAATAAACAGCATTAGACTGATTAATATGAACAGTTGGGAAAGAACGATAAATTTAAAGTAGTAATTTGCTGCGCCGACCGATAAACCAATAACAGCAATCACTTTTGGGTCATCCATGGCCGTCATGCGGAACATTGAAAAAGCTACCATTACAATCGACGAGTACATCAAAATAGAGAGGAGAAGTTTGAGCGATATTTCCAATGCCACGCAGAATTCCTCATTTCCAGATCTTGGTGTTTATATGATTTCTACTTTATTTTTTAGTATATGATACATGTGCAATATCGTAAAGATATATCTCGACAAGAATAAACGGCGAAAAAAAAGAAAACTGCCTCGCCGATTCTCGGGTGCCGAGGCAGTTTCCGTGACTATTCGCGCTTATTCGTCATGACTGTGATGATTCATCCGCATGACCACTTGAGCCATATTATAATTCGATTCTAGGTTGATGCTGGCATGAAGCACATTTTGCTTAACAGCAAATTCAAAATAAATTTCTCCATGAGTCCAATTTTTTTTGTGCTTCAAAGCTTCAATTGCCATTTGCCGAAAGCTTGCAAACTGTTCTTCCGACAATCCCTTGCGAACCTCCCGAATCACTCCTCCCTTGCATTCCAGCGGGTCATGCCGGACTCCAAACTTTCCGACGATGTTGCTGCGGATTTGAATGAAAACGGTTCCGGAAGTAAGCAGCAACAATTCATTCTTGATTTCCCGGAATACCATATCCACCTGCCTTGCCAGAGAAAGATTCTCCAATATCATCATGTTCCCCCTTTCACGATAGGATAGTTTCATGATACATAAGCCCTCAGAAGCAGGACCTTAGTCATATTATAATATTGTTTAATTTCCTGTTCAACATATTTTTACATTTTTTTATGTTTTTTACCACCTGTTTATTCACGCGTTTTCGTCAACGATAAAAATTCATTTACATCTTTTATAAGCAACTCAATAGCGGCCTGCCAGAAATCGTCCCGGGTCAAATCCGCCCCCAAATGTTTTCTTGCTAGCTCCTCCACCGGCATGGCGCCCGTATCTCTGAGCAGCGCGGCGTATTTGTCAGCAAATCCAGGGCCTTCCTCAAGCGCTCTGGCGTATAAACCGGTGCTGAACAGGTAACCGAAGGTGTACGGGAAATTATAGAATGGAACGTCCGTTGCATAAAAATGAAGCTTGGAAGCCCAAAAATAGGGATGATAGCTGCCCAGGGAATGGCGGAAAGCTTTCTGCTGGGCTTCGGTCATAATTTCATTCAATCTGTCCACACTAACCAAGCCGGATTTCCGTTCCTTGTAGAATTGCACTTCAAACAGGAATCTCGCTTGAATATTCATGAAGAAGGTAACGGCACGCTGAATTTTATCCTCCAGCAAAAAAATCCGTTCCTGCACATTGTCGGCCATCTTGAGCGAAGCGTCCACAACGATCATTTCAGCGAAAGTGGAAGCGGTCTCCGCCACGTTCATCGCATAATTCTGAAGCATTTCGGGGAGGCCGTTCATCAAATGCTGATGGTATGCATGCCCCAACTCATGCGCAAGCGTGCCGACATTGTCAAGGGTTTGGCCGTATGTCATGAAGATGCGCGATTCCCCGCTGACCGGAAATGACGTGCAGAAGCCGCCCGGTCTTTTGCCGGGGCGATCCTCCGCTTCGATCCAGCGCCTCTCGAATGCCATCTCGGCAAAATCAGCCATCTGCGGACTGAATTTCCCGAACTGCTCCACAATCATTCCCGCCGCACGGTCAAAGGAAATTTCTTTGCCGCCCTCGCCCAAAGGAGCCTCCACGTCGTGCCAGCTAAGCGAATCCACCCCGAGCAGAGACGCCTTGCGCTGAAGATAGCGAAGGAACACCTCTTTATTTCGGTCGATCACTTCCCACATCGTCTGTAAGGTTTTTTCCGACATCCGGTTGATTTCCAGAGGTTCCTTCAACACGGAATCCCATCCCCGATGCTTATACAGCTGCAGCCGAAAGCCCGCCAAATGATTCAAGGACAAAGCGCATAATTCCGCTTGTTCGGACCAGGCATTCTGCCACCGCTCGAACACATTTTCACGCAATCGGCGTTCCGGCGAATGAAGCTTATTGTCGGCCTGCCCTGCGGACAGCAGCAGGAGCTTTCCGTTTTCTTCGAACGGTATCCTCAATCTTCCCACCGCCGCATCATACAGTTCACTCCAGCCGTGATAACCGTCCACGGCAGCATCGGCCGCCAATGCTTCCAATTCGGGAAGCATCCTGTCCAAAGCTCTTGTTCTGCGTTCGTTCAAAACAAATGAAATTTGCCAGATAACATCGCTTTCCAGCATCACCTCCCAGCGGTTATCGGGAATTTGCGTCAATAATTGGTCAAAATGTATGGAGGCGGAGGCAAATCCGGCATTCAAGCTTTTGATCTTCCCGCTGATCTGCACCGCTTTTTGATCGGTTTGGTCCTGCGAAGTCAAACAGACGGCGAACGACTCCGCTTCAATCAATCGAGCGGAAATATCCTGAATCAGCTCGACCAGCGGCTGCACCTGTCGTTCACCGGCGCTGGCGAAATTATCTGCTTTCAGTCGTTCTTCCAAACGTTGAATGTCCTGTTCAATCGTATCCAGAAACGCCTGCAGTTCGTCCGATTCACTTCCGCCGGGAAAAATATTATCCAGATTCCACGTTGTCTCAAGCTGCTTTTTCACACACAATCTCACCTTTCCACTAAATCCTAAGGAGTTTCTCTTATTAAACCACAATTGGATAAAAAATCAAAAATCTAGCAACTTATGTTGAAAATCATTCTCGGGAAGTGTATAACTATCTATAGACGTCACTTTCCCGAAAGGAGGGCAGTTCCCATGTCGAAACCGCTTTCAATTTCCTCGGAAACGGCCAAGAAGCTTGCTGAGCATCTGAACGTGCCCATCGAGCACATCATGCATATGCCAAAACACATCCTGATGCAAAAGCTGGCCCAACTGGCAGAAAAAGATAAAGAAGAGCATTCCGAATGAGCGCCCGGGAGAGGTGAAAATGAGTTACTGGTTTAGTGCCGCTACAAATA
The sequence above is a segment of the Ferviditalea candida genome. Coding sequences within it:
- a CDS encoding SCO family protein, which encodes MNPTMKRRGWIWAAAALLLAAAAAAVYFYNSRPAIPVIGEAAGFQLQDTGGGTVSLDSAQGKVRLVYFFYANCPDVCLPTNYKLSVLQEELRKKGLLGRDAVIMSITFDPKRDTTDKLKELSTHFQAVPKGWYFLRGEEGYTREVARKYGVSVIADEGGAFMHQNIFTLVDKQGKVRRWYNANDTALKIEDIANDMSLLSRE
- the cyoE gene encoding heme o synthase, yielding MEKHLSIHAPSEPMQDASVPVESGATWKDYVQLMKPGILRSNVIAAFGGFWLASHWSINWALMIFMLIGTSLIIASSCVFNNFLDREFDRKMARTRSRALPSGRVQPTQVLWFGTILGLAGLTELVLLVNTLTAVLGLIGMFFYVIIYTAWLKRTSTLSTVMGSFSGSMPPVMGYVAVSGAMDAGAWILFAILFLWQPPHFWALGIRRKEEYRAAGFMILPVVKGTQRTKLQMIPYIVLLIPVSTLLYYYGYVGIVHLSVSVVLGGIWLIMALAGLKSKNDDIWARNNFIFSINYLMITFLIMIIDTAK
- a CDS encoding cell wall hydrolase is translated as MAVIKASTEHIKLLARLMRAEAEGEGDLGMLMVGNVGVNRVKSNCLDFKKIRNLQQMVFQRPGGFEATVKGYFYQRARDKEIRLARRCVNGERQHPASYALWFFRPSGACPSQWYRQRNTGRYKAHCFFAPTGKDCPRVYGTY
- the gerQ gene encoding spore coat protein GerQ, with translation MVNFRPAFDPYGSGYPYPPQVGAGYGAYPPPVPAGAMIPGVMPTAPMMPTPPGLLPIEESYIENILRLNLGKIATIYMTFENNTQWNAKIFKGRLEAAGRDHIIISDPQTGVRTLLLMVNLDYITFEGELKYTYPYMPGR
- a CDS encoding metal-dependent hydrolase; this translates as MDTGTHLVIGLGLAGLAYIDPVVAGSATAATAVLIGTVLGSQAPDADGLLRFKGNAAYIKNHRGISHSLPFMALWSLLITLLLSLSFPGVPVLHLGVWVTIAVVFHVFTDLFNTYGTQAFRPFSDKWVSWNIIHIFDPVIFSSHVLALLIWAAHLAPPAYLFSGLYLFLAFYYIWRTAVHFRLEKSLRHQDADYARDDRYSLIPTFNINAWNVVKLRQDGSYMLGELKNGKLQWIDQVSRCNHPAAEASKQHPDIAAFLYFSSHACAEVREHAWGYEIRWLDVRYRHRKHYPFVGVLLADQQMRTLDCYVGWLSDERLGKKLRLDLLS
- a CDS encoding DUF5325 family protein: MDKRMALLFAIIGTVLLGLVGVALSFRSLAWTGATVLAAIGFIGSGFVVKARMRKARILHERTAGTASPAYGKDTEPQNRKPAE
- the trpS gene encoding tryptophan--tRNA ligase, whose product is MKRVLSGIQPSGSLTLGNYIGAIQNFVKLQHTHQCYFMVVDLHAITVPQEPKALREQTESVAALFVAAGIDPEKANVFLQSHVPAHAELGWIMTTLTHMGELERMTQFKDKSSGKESVGAGLFVYPSLMAADILLYNADLVPVGDDQKQHLELTRDLAQRFNQRFGEYFTIPEPYIPEVGARIMSLDDASNKMSKSNPNPGSYIALLDPPDVIRKKISRATTDSGREIKYDVKAKPEVSNLLSIYSQCAKLSIANIEAKYEGQGYGQFKKDLAEHVIATLEPIQQRYREIRSSGKIIDILDKGAQRASEAADETLRNVKERMGFLLRG
- a CDS encoding PfkB family carbohydrate kinase, yielding MNSIMVTGTVFVDCKGFSALPYDPHGRNLGRIEFVHGGVGRNVAENLSNLGLPVKFVSTVDTSAIGREVVSRLRHSRVDTTALFESEPNGMGMWLAILNEEGNLAGSISQMPELGFLENKLRDHGAEWVRESEQLVLELDLSDAISETIIELSKRYAKPVYGIPGNLDVILRNRHLLAELQCFICNEVEAEKIMEVSLNHQTPQQIAEQLKLYAHSIGIPSMVITLGENGSVYYDSNTGCTGYQPVVPVRLVDSSGAGDAFFSGTVAGLIRKLSLEDAVKLGTRVAAWTIESSENTCRDLSSKFNNK
- a CDS encoding small, acid-soluble spore protein, alpha/beta type, which codes for MAKGQSRSSNQLVVPQADAALDQLKYEVAQELGIQIPQDGYMGFMATRDAGAIGGHITRRLVQIAEQQLAGQR
- a CDS encoding accessory gene regulator B family protein — translated: MQVMDKVADQIARYVHKNAENPSSKAVLKYAVLNIMDTIIVFAVVLAICLATGHFWNGLVAVTAFPILRNYSGGMHLYSPRACNVLSAFFVIAAAHVSFPFWFVGLSLNLVSLVLVLIYAPANIRGYSRADESAYRKAKIIAALIVSANFLIQSPVLSAVFLLQSVTLPQISQKLANFIKI
- a CDS encoding O-methyltransferase, with product MILENLSLARQVDMVFREIKNELLLLTSGTVFIQIRSNIVGKFGVRHDPLECKGGVIREVRKGLSEEQFASFRQMAIEALKHKKNWTHGEIYFEFAVKQNVLHASINLESNYNMAQVVMRMNHHSHDE
- a CDS encoding M3 family oligoendopeptidase, which codes for MKKQLETTWNLDNIFPGGSESDELQAFLDTIEQDIQRLEERLKADNFASAGERQVQPLVELIQDISARLIEAESFAVCLTSQDQTDQKAVQISGKIKSLNAGFASASIHFDQLLTQIPDNRWEVMLESDVIWQISFVLNERRTRALDRMLPELEALAADAAVDGYHGWSELYDAAVGRLRIPFEENGKLLLLSAGQADNKLHSPERRLRENVFERWQNAWSEQAELCALSLNHLAGFRLQLYKHRGWDSVLKEPLEINRMSEKTLQTMWEVIDRNKEVFLRYLQRKASLLGVDSLSWHDVEAPLGEGGKEISFDRAAGMIVEQFGKFSPQMADFAEMAFERRWIEAEDRPGKRPGGFCTSFPVSGESRIFMTYGQTLDNVGTLAHELGHAYHQHLMNGLPEMLQNYAMNVAETASTFAEMIVVDASLKMADNVQERIFLLEDKIQRAVTFFMNIQARFLFEVQFYKERKSGLVSVDRLNEIMTEAQQKAFRHSLGSYHPYFWASKLHFYATDVPFYNFPYTFGYLFSTGLYARALEEGPGFADKYAALLRDTGAMPVEELARKHLGADLTRDDFWQAAIELLIKDVNEFLSLTKTRE
- a CDS encoding YycC family protein, encoding MSKPLSISSETAKKLAEHLNVPIEHIMHMPKHILMQKLAQLAEKDKEEHSE